One Burkholderia cepacia genomic window carries:
- a CDS encoding PAS domain S-box protein encodes MTASGTPTRDAPVRMRFQTMLRQPLAAGVVALCAGAALSLGVALLVREQWQGAVHTRFERRVTHVTAMLLHELQDSVGVLEGARGALGLAPQMTPVQWRQYVDALAIDNSRSPISQIGYAPLPPAVRGQLAGAAAPSSAVPLAVAALSAPASSAPAARFGAADAVSLRRAVQTGNAALGIRAADDDAARTVTLFLPVADPQHPVAREGGIDGVLFAELSPRRLVERALDSERGIDLRISVDGDPRPIVSAETITDEASASPDLMRRTDALNFGGTVLTLAYSADGRPSATGAQRAAGTVLAAGLIASIAFAALAYALVRGRPGSAADVGARSRGILNEARMMGIIRSSMEAIITIDEKQTVVIFNPMAEQVFGVSAMEAIGAPLSRFIPERFRAAHAKHVDQFGVTGVSERQMGRQRVLFGLRGNGEEFPIEASISQIRDASGKLYTVMLRDITERVRAENALKQSREELRELSANLQNVREEEKTRIARELHDDLGQQLTALKMDLSVVEHTLRAPDSGRAGEDVLTHLQGMRRLIDATVASVRRIAADLRPVMLDDLGLVPAIEWLANDFTNRYGIDVERHIETGGLAFTSAGATTLFRIVQEALTNVARHADATRVTLTLGVESGFCVLRVADNGRGSAPGGPAHEDKSFGLIGIRERAHMLGGTVTIDTALARGFSITVALPLTTIQQETSIT; translated from the coding sequence ATGACCGCCAGTGGAACCCCGACGCGCGACGCCCCGGTGCGCATGCGCTTTCAAACCATGTTACGCCAGCCGCTCGCGGCCGGCGTCGTTGCGCTATGCGCCGGCGCGGCGCTGTCGCTCGGCGTCGCGCTGCTCGTGCGCGAGCAGTGGCAAGGCGCCGTCCATACGCGTTTCGAACGCCGCGTCACGCACGTGACGGCAATGCTGCTCCACGAGCTGCAGGACAGCGTCGGCGTGCTCGAAGGCGCGCGCGGCGCGCTCGGCCTCGCGCCGCAGATGACGCCCGTGCAGTGGCGCCAGTATGTCGACGCGCTCGCCATCGACAACAGCCGTTCGCCGATCAGCCAGATCGGCTATGCGCCGCTGCCGCCCGCCGTGCGCGGCCAGCTCGCCGGCGCCGCCGCGCCTTCGTCGGCCGTGCCGCTCGCGGTCGCCGCGCTCAGCGCGCCCGCGTCGTCGGCGCCCGCCGCGCGCTTTGGTGCGGCCGACGCCGTGTCGCTGCGGCGCGCCGTGCAGACCGGCAACGCCGCGCTCGGCATCCGGGCGGCCGACGACGATGCCGCCCGCACCGTCACGCTGTTCCTGCCCGTCGCCGACCCGCAGCACCCGGTCGCGCGGGAAGGCGGCATCGACGGCGTGCTGTTCGCCGAGCTCAGCCCGCGGCGGCTCGTCGAACGCGCGCTCGACTCGGAGCGCGGGATCGACCTGCGAATCAGCGTCGACGGCGACCCGCGGCCGATCGTCAGCGCGGAGACCATCACCGACGAGGCGTCGGCGTCGCCCGACCTGATGCGGCGCACCGACGCGCTGAACTTCGGCGGCACCGTGCTGACGCTCGCCTATTCCGCGGACGGCCGCCCGAGCGCAACCGGCGCGCAACGCGCGGCCGGCACCGTGCTCGCCGCCGGGCTGATCGCGTCGATCGCGTTCGCCGCGCTCGCGTATGCGCTGGTGCGCGGCCGGCCGGGGTCCGCCGCGGACGTCGGCGCCCGCAGCCGCGGCATCCTCAACGAGGCGCGGATGATGGGCATCATCCGTTCGTCGATGGAAGCGATCATCACGATCGACGAAAAACAGACGGTCGTGATCTTCAATCCGATGGCCGAGCAGGTGTTCGGCGTGTCCGCGATGGAAGCGATCGGTGCGCCGCTGTCACGCTTCATCCCCGAACGGTTCCGCGCCGCGCACGCGAAGCACGTCGACCAGTTCGGCGTGACGGGCGTGTCCGAACGTCAGATGGGCCGCCAGCGCGTGCTGTTCGGGCTGCGCGGCAACGGCGAGGAGTTCCCGATCGAGGCGTCGATCTCGCAGATCCGCGACGCGTCGGGCAAGCTCTACACGGTGATGCTGCGCGACATCACCGAGCGCGTGCGCGCCGAGAATGCGCTGAAGCAGTCGCGCGAGGAACTGCGCGAGCTGTCGGCGAACCTGCAGAACGTGCGCGAGGAAGAAAAGACCCGCATCGCGCGCGAGCTGCACGACGACCTCGGCCAGCAGCTCACCGCGCTGAAGATGGATCTGTCGGTGGTCGAGCATACGCTGCGCGCGCCCGACAGCGGACGGGCCGGCGAAGACGTGCTCACCCACCTGCAGGGCATGCGGCGGCTGATCGACGCGACGGTCGCGTCGGTGCGGCGCATCGCGGCCGACCTGCGGCCGGTGATGCTCGACGATCTCGGCCTCGTGCCGGCGATCGAATGGCTCGCGAACGATTTCACGAACCGCTACGGGATCGACGTCGAGCGGCACATCGAAACGGGCGGCCTCGCGTTCACCAGCGCCGGCGCGACCACGCTGTTCCGCATCGTCCAGGAAGCGCTGACCAACGTCGCCCGCCACGCGGACGCGACCCGGGTCACGCTGACGCTCGGCGTCGAAAGCGGCTTCTGCGTGTTGCGCGTCGCGGACAACGGCCGCGGCTCGGCACCCGGCGGCCCGGCCCACGAAGACAAATCGTTCGGCCTGATCGGCATCCGCGAGCGCGCCCACATGCTCGGCGGCACCGTGACGATCGACACCGCGCTCGCGCGCGGTTTCTCGATCACCGTCGCCTTGCCGCTGACCACGATTCAACAGGAAACCTCAATCACATGA
- a CDS encoding response regulator transcription factor codes for MIKVLIADDHTLVRDGLRHILQNATGFEVAGEACDGPSTIALVRATPAQVLVLDLSMPGRNGVELIKQIKDEKPALRVLVLTMHAEQQYAVRAFRAGASGYLTKESASAELVGAVTKVASGGVYVSLAMAEQFAQSLNEPAETLPHQRLSDREFDVFRRIAAGQTLTEIANALCVSAKTVSTYKTRILEKMQMPHEAALVRYAMRHKLLDETDDV; via the coding sequence ATGATCAAGGTGCTCATCGCCGACGACCATACGCTCGTACGCGACGGTCTGCGGCACATCCTCCAGAACGCCACCGGATTCGAAGTGGCCGGCGAAGCCTGCGACGGCCCGTCGACGATCGCGCTCGTGCGCGCCACCCCCGCGCAGGTGCTGGTGCTCGACCTGTCGATGCCCGGCCGCAACGGCGTCGAACTCATCAAGCAGATCAAGGACGAGAAGCCGGCGCTGCGCGTGCTCGTGCTGACCATGCACGCGGAGCAGCAGTACGCGGTGCGCGCGTTCCGCGCCGGCGCGTCCGGCTACCTGACGAAGGAAAGCGCGAGCGCCGAGCTGGTCGGCGCGGTGACGAAGGTCGCGTCGGGCGGCGTCTACGTGAGCCTCGCGATGGCCGAGCAGTTCGCGCAGAGCCTGAACGAGCCGGCCGAGACGTTGCCCCACCAACGGCTGTCCGATCGCGAATTCGACGTGTTCCGGCGGATCGCGGCGGGCCAGACGCTGACCGAGATCGCCAACGCGCTGTGCGTGAGCGCGAAGACGGTCAGCACGTACAAGACGCGGATTCTCGAAAAGATGCAGATGCCGCACGAAGCGGCGCTGGTGCGCTATGCGATGCGGCACAAGCTGCTCGACGAAACGGACGACGTGTAA
- a CDS encoding lysozyme inhibitor LprI family protein produces MRVLTGLLLLLAVAANAHAQANCANAADQASMSACADRAYRKSDGELNRTYQAVTARVRANRPLAEKLVSAQRAWIAYRDAECGFSSAGAEGGSVHPMVVSTCLDDLTKARTETLKGYLSCEEGDLACPVPAK; encoded by the coding sequence ATGCGTGTCTTGACCGGTTTGCTGTTGCTGCTGGCGGTGGCGGCGAATGCCCATGCGCAGGCGAATTGCGCGAATGCCGCCGACCAGGCGTCGATGAGTGCGTGCGCCGATCGCGCGTACAGGAAATCGGACGGGGAACTGAACCGGACCTACCAGGCCGTCACCGCGCGGGTGCGGGCCAACCGGCCGCTGGCGGAGAAGCTCGTCTCCGCGCAGCGTGCGTGGATCGCGTACCGCGATGCCGAATGCGGTTTCTCGAGCGCGGGCGCGGAGGGTGGCAGCGTCCACCCGATGGTCGTGTCGACCTGCCTCGACGATCTGACGAAAGCGCGCACCGAAACGCTGAAGGGCTATCTGTCGTGCGAGGAAGGCGATCTCGCGTGCCCGGTGCCGGCGAAGTGA
- a CDS encoding DMT family transporter, whose product MLPLVTSGSVERLRPAARTVLLTAVAMLAFASNSLLCRLALQAGRIDAASFGSLRLVSGALMLAIVVRAGAGRPPPRADWLAAAMLFVYVACFSFAYLTVSAATGALILFGAVQLTMFAAGLHAGERFTAPGWVGMAAAVAGLLYLVSPGVSAPTPRGAALMTAAGIAWGIYSVRGRRPVDPVAATAGNFLRAAPMALALSAVFAGRFHPTTRGALLAVASGALTSGIGYVVWYAALKHLAAMRAAAVQLSVPPIAACGAVLFLSEQPTWRLALASAAILGGIALVLASRAHGKTAPQAQRPPDTR is encoded by the coding sequence ATGCTCCCGCTCGTCACGTCCGGTTCCGTCGAGCGCCTGCGGCCGGCCGCGCGCACCGTGCTGCTGACGGCCGTCGCGATGCTCGCGTTCGCATCGAATTCGCTGCTGTGCCGGCTCGCGCTGCAGGCCGGACGGATCGACGCGGCCAGCTTCGGCAGCCTGCGTCTCGTATCCGGCGCACTGATGCTCGCGATCGTCGTCCGCGCAGGCGCCGGCCGGCCGCCGCCGCGCGCGGACTGGCTGGCCGCGGCGATGCTGTTCGTGTACGTCGCGTGCTTCTCGTTTGCGTATCTGACCGTCAGCGCGGCCACCGGCGCGCTGATCCTGTTCGGCGCGGTGCAGCTGACGATGTTCGCGGCCGGCCTGCACGCCGGCGAGCGGTTCACCGCGCCGGGCTGGGTCGGGATGGCCGCCGCGGTCGCGGGGCTGCTGTACCTCGTGTCGCCCGGCGTGTCCGCGCCGACGCCGCGCGGCGCCGCGCTGATGACGGCCGCGGGCATCGCATGGGGAATCTATTCGGTACGCGGCCGTCGGCCCGTCGATCCGGTCGCGGCGACCGCCGGCAATTTCCTGCGCGCCGCGCCGATGGCGCTGGCCTTGAGCGCGGTGTTCGCCGGGCGTTTTCATCCGACGACGCGCGGCGCGCTGCTCGCGGTCGCGTCGGGCGCGCTGACGTCCGGCATCGGTTACGTGGTCTGGTATGCGGCGTTGAAACACCTCGCCGCGATGCGCGCGGCGGCGGTTCAACTGTCGGTGCCGCCGATCGCCGCGTGCGGCGCCGTGCTGTTCCTGTCGGAACAGCCGACCTGGCGGCTCGCGCTCGCATCGGCCGCGATCCTCGGCGGCATCGCGCTCGTGCTCGCCAGCCGCGCGCACGGGAAAACCGCGCCGCAGGCGCAGCGTCCGCCCGACACGCGGTAA
- a CDS encoding DUF4148 domain-containing protein: MKSLIKAVALAALVAAPVVSFAQSQQPLTRAQVRAELVQLEKAGYNPNDWINYPENIQAAQAKIAAARNPGAQADTTGYGANAAAASQAGQRVVVPVSGDTSSVYRGR, from the coding sequence ATGAAATCGCTGATCAAGGCAGTTGCACTGGCCGCCCTGGTGGCCGCACCGGTCGTTTCGTTCGCCCAGAGCCAGCAGCCGCTGACGCGCGCGCAAGTGCGCGCCGAACTGGTCCAGCTCGAAAAGGCCGGCTACAACCCGAACGACTGGATCAACTACCCGGAAAATATCCAGGCCGCGCAGGCAAAGATCGCCGCCGCCCGCAACCCGGGCGCGCAGGCCGATACGACGGGCTACGGCGCGAATGCTGCCGCAGCGTCGCAAGCCGGCCAGCGCGTGGTCGTGCCGGTGTCCGGCGACACGTCGTCGGTCTACCGCGGCCGCTGA
- a CDS encoding PilZ domain-containing protein, translated as MRTSYNFVALEHDDFLAGAPLGFDLYDADGAALLPAGTTLHDAAQHAFLFDHFQPARRDAAGLGVAGLAPAAAPAEPPKGDVPSVAHMGLWMGAPIGLRRRVGATRAMLRCRLIGQRASQSLLIEPQHATALEFRPGDGVEAIVIGRAAAYRFAATVDMVQPGPVPFMALSPPGFIECLRVRAEPRVPARLAARCCSGQDGVGSFGIVRDISVSGLSVAASRTIAAAGEPLRIRLPYEVGGNVALLTLDGTVRHTHADPAAPQLVLHHVAYGDDIEAANVVRLKALLFDRLMASAELGGVN; from the coding sequence ATGCGCACTTCTTACAATTTCGTCGCGCTCGAGCACGACGATTTCCTGGCCGGCGCGCCGCTCGGCTTCGATCTCTACGATGCCGACGGCGCCGCGCTGCTGCCTGCGGGCACGACGCTGCACGATGCCGCGCAGCATGCGTTCCTGTTCGACCATTTCCAGCCAGCGAGAAGAGACGCGGCCGGCCTGGGCGTGGCCGGCTTGGCCCCAGCAGCCGCCCCGGCGGAACCGCCGAAAGGCGACGTGCCGTCGGTCGCGCACATGGGCCTGTGGATGGGCGCGCCGATCGGCCTGCGGCGGCGGGTCGGCGCGACGCGCGCGATGCTGCGCTGCCGGCTGATCGGCCAGCGGGCGTCGCAGTCGCTGCTCATCGAGCCTCAGCATGCGACGGCGCTTGAATTCAGGCCGGGCGACGGCGTCGAGGCGATCGTGATCGGGCGTGCCGCGGCGTACCGCTTCGCGGCGACCGTCGACATGGTGCAGCCCGGCCCGGTGCCGTTCATGGCCCTGTCGCCGCCGGGCTTCATCGAATGCCTGCGGGTGCGCGCGGAGCCGCGCGTGCCGGCGCGGCTCGCGGCCCGCTGCTGCAGCGGGCAGGACGGTGTGGGGAGCTTCGGGATCGTTCGCGACATCAGCGTGAGCGGGCTGTCGGTGGCGGCGAGCCGGACGATCGCCGCGGCGGGCGAGCCGCTGCGGATCCGGCTGCCTTACGAGGTTGGCGGCAATGTTGCGTTGCTGACACTGGACGGCACGGTGCGCCACACGCACGCCGACCCGGCCGCGCCGCAACTCGTGCTGCATCACGTCGCGTATGGCGACGACATCGAGGCGGCCAATGTCGTGCGCCTCAAGGCGTTGCTGTTCGACCGGCTGATGGCGTCGGCGGAATTGGGCGGGGTGAATTGA
- the lhpH gene encoding trans-3-hydroxy-L-proline dehydratase, producing the protein MKISRSLSTVEVHTGGEAFRIVTSGLPRLPGDTIVQRRAWLKENADEIRRALMFEPRGHADMYGGYLTEPVSPNADFGVIFVHNEGYSDHCGHGVIALSTAAVELGWVQRTVPETRVGIDAPCGFIEAFVKWDGEHAGPVRFVNVPSFIWQRDVSVETPSFGTVTGDIAYGGAFYFYVDGAPFDLPVREAAVERLIRFGAEAKAAANAKYPVVHPEIPEINHIYGTIIANAPRHPGSTQANCCVFADREVDRSPTGSGTGGRVAQLYLRGLLAAGDTLVNESIVGTVFKGRVLRETTVGGMPAVIPEVEGSAHICGFANWIVDERDPLTYGFLVR; encoded by the coding sequence ATGAAAATTTCCCGATCCCTTTCCACCGTCGAAGTGCATACGGGCGGCGAAGCATTCCGCATCGTCACGAGCGGGCTGCCGAGACTGCCGGGCGACACGATCGTCCAGCGCCGCGCGTGGCTCAAGGAGAACGCCGACGAGATCCGCCGCGCGCTGATGTTCGAACCGCGCGGCCACGCCGACATGTACGGCGGCTACCTCACCGAGCCGGTGTCGCCGAATGCCGATTTCGGCGTGATCTTCGTGCACAACGAAGGCTACAGCGACCATTGCGGACACGGCGTGATCGCGCTGTCGACCGCCGCCGTCGAGCTCGGCTGGGTGCAGCGCACGGTGCCGGAAACGCGGGTCGGCATCGACGCGCCGTGCGGCTTCATCGAGGCATTCGTGAAGTGGGACGGCGAGCATGCGGGGCCGGTGCGCTTCGTCAACGTGCCGTCGTTCATCTGGCAACGCGACGTGTCGGTCGAGACCCCGTCGTTCGGCACCGTGACCGGCGACATCGCGTACGGCGGCGCGTTCTACTTCTACGTCGACGGCGCGCCGTTCGACCTGCCGGTGCGCGAAGCGGCAGTGGAAAGGCTGATCCGCTTCGGCGCGGAAGCGAAGGCCGCCGCGAACGCGAAGTACCCGGTCGTGCATCCGGAAATCCCGGAGATCAACCACATCTACGGCACGATCATCGCGAACGCGCCGCGCCATCCGGGCTCGACACAGGCGAACTGCTGCGTGTTCGCGGATCGCGAGGTCGACCGCTCGCCGACGGGCTCCGGCACCGGCGGCCGGGTCGCGCAGCTCTACCTGCGCGGGTTGCTCGCGGCCGGCGACACGCTCGTCAACGAATCGATCGTCGGCACGGTCTTCAAGGGGCGCGTGCTGCGCGAAACGACGGTCGGCGGGATGCCGGCCGTGATTCCGGAAGTGGAAGGCAGCGCGCATATCTGCGGGTTCGCGAACTGGATCGTCGACGAACGCGATCCGCTGACCTACGGTTTTCTCGTGCGCTGA
- a CDS encoding branched-chain amino acid ABC transporter substrate-binding protein, whose amino-acid sequence MRHLVTALSVAIAAGALTSAHAQEVVMIGHSAPLTGPQAANGKDNENGARLAVDELNKAGIKVAGKTVTFKLVSDDDQADPKAGVQVAQNLVDKGVVAVLGPYNSGVAIPASRVYSNAGVPMLPVASNPALTRQGFRNIFRIGASDEQLGGTMATFAAKTLNAKTAAVIDDRTAYGQGVAEQFMNVAKANGIRIVDQEFTNSSATDFLGILTKIKASNPDVIFLGGYAAQGAPMAKQMKQRGLRAKLLGGDGICSADMGKVAGDAASIVYCAQGGVALEKTAAGREFLKKYHDTYHTDTQVYGVNYYDGMKLLADAMVKAGTTTDKAKLIAQLAKSNYAGVAGTYSFDANGDLKGAPTTVYVIRNGLPEPYGN is encoded by the coding sequence ATGCGACACCTCGTTACTGCGCTCTCGGTGGCCATCGCCGCCGGCGCGCTGACTTCCGCGCACGCGCAGGAAGTCGTGATGATCGGCCATTCGGCGCCGCTGACCGGCCCGCAGGCCGCGAACGGCAAGGACAATGAAAACGGCGCGCGCCTGGCCGTCGACGAACTCAACAAGGCCGGCATCAAGGTCGCCGGCAAGACCGTCACGTTCAAACTGGTTTCCGACGACGACCAGGCCGACCCGAAAGCGGGCGTGCAGGTGGCGCAGAACCTCGTCGACAAGGGTGTCGTCGCGGTGCTCGGCCCGTACAACTCGGGCGTCGCGATTCCCGCATCGCGCGTGTACTCGAATGCCGGCGTGCCGATGCTGCCGGTCGCATCGAACCCGGCGCTGACCAGGCAGGGCTTCAGGAACATCTTCCGGATCGGCGCGAGCGACGAGCAGCTCGGCGGCACGATGGCCACGTTCGCCGCGAAGACGCTGAACGCGAAAACGGCCGCCGTGATCGACGATCGCACCGCGTACGGGCAGGGCGTCGCCGAGCAGTTCATGAACGTCGCGAAGGCGAACGGGATCAGGATCGTCGACCAGGAATTCACGAATTCGTCGGCCACCGATTTCCTCGGCATCCTCACCAAGATCAAGGCCAGCAACCCCGACGTGATCTTCCTCGGCGGCTATGCGGCACAGGGCGCGCCGATGGCCAAGCAGATGAAGCAGCGCGGCCTGCGCGCGAAGCTGCTCGGCGGCGACGGCATCTGCTCCGCCGACATGGGCAAGGTCGCGGGCGACGCGGCATCGATCGTCTACTGCGCGCAGGGCGGCGTCGCGCTCGAGAAGACGGCGGCCGGCCGCGAATTCCTGAAGAAGTACCACGACACGTACCACACCGATACGCAGGTCTACGGCGTGAACTACTACGACGGGATGAAGCTGCTCGCCGACGCGATGGTCAAGGCCGGCACGACCACCGACAAGGCGAAGCTGATCGCGCAGCTCGCGAAGTCGAACTACGCGGGCGTCGCGGGCACCTATTCGTTCGACGCGAACGGCGACCTGAAGGGCGCGCCGACAACCGTCTATGTGATCCGCAACGGCCTGCCGGAGCCGTACGGCAATTGA
- a CDS encoding FadR/GntR family transcriptional regulator, with protein MSSARLEILENGFRPLQIYEQVAEKIRDEIRAGRYAAESRLPSERELAGLFQVGRPAVREALGALQNEGLVFTKRNSGTYVVAAPLDVLAQRGDTHKASEADFSPTSTLDVRLILEPAIARLAAAHRKPDPVAERYLAQMETITDVDDPHQRALWNESDRLFHRQLALMTGDPLIVKIADEVAKTMDQPLWKRLKDDGIYDAGRIRLYVSEHRLIYEAIVSGDADAAAFYVEQHIRRVRRDIAPK; from the coding sequence ATGTCGTCCGCGCGCCTCGAAATCCTCGAAAACGGCTTCCGGCCGCTGCAGATCTACGAGCAGGTGGCCGAGAAGATCCGCGACGAGATCCGCGCGGGGCGCTACGCCGCCGAGTCGCGGCTGCCGTCCGAGCGCGAGCTCGCAGGGCTGTTCCAGGTCGGCCGGCCGGCCGTGCGCGAAGCGCTCGGCGCGCTGCAGAACGAAGGGCTCGTGTTCACGAAGCGCAATTCGGGCACCTACGTCGTCGCGGCGCCGCTCGACGTGCTCGCGCAGCGCGGCGACACGCACAAGGCGTCCGAAGCCGATTTCAGCCCGACGTCGACGCTCGACGTGCGGTTGATCCTCGAGCCGGCGATCGCGCGCCTCGCGGCCGCGCATCGCAAGCCGGACCCGGTCGCCGAGCGCTACCTGGCGCAGATGGAAACCATTACCGACGTAGACGATCCGCATCAGCGGGCGCTGTGGAACGAGAGCGACCGGTTGTTCCACCGGCAACTCGCGTTGATGACGGGCGACCCGCTGATCGTGAAGATCGCGGACGAAGTCGCGAAGACGATGGACCAGCCGCTGTGGAAGCGGCTGAAGGACGACGGCATCTACGACGCGGGCCGGATCCGGCTCTACGTGTCCGAGCATCGGCTGATCTACGAGGCGATCGTGTCGGGCGACGCCGATGCGGCGGCGTTCTATGTCGAACAGCACATCCGCCGCGTGCGGCGCGATATCGCGCCGAAGTAA
- the lhpI gene encoding bifunctional Delta(1)-pyrroline-2-carboxylate/Delta(1)-piperideine-2-carboxylate reductase, with the protein MTALSPIPVFDAADTAALLDYPALLATLRQAVADYAAGEIVSPERLVVPLQAGGVMLSMPSSARDLATHKLVNVCPGNGARGLPTILGQVTAYDATTGEMRFALDGPTVTGRRTAAITALGIQALHGAAPRDILLIGTGKQAANHAEALAAIFPGARLFVRGTSAASAAAFCDAQRVHAPQLAPLEGDDIPGTVDVVVTLTTSRTPVYREAAREGRLVVGVGAFTADAAEIDANTVRASRLVVDDPAGARHEAGDLIVAQVDWQHVASLADVLAGAFDRTGPLLFKSVGCAAWDLAACRTARDALDARRAG; encoded by the coding sequence ATGACCGCGCTTTCCCCGATTCCCGTTTTCGATGCGGCCGACACGGCCGCGCTGCTCGACTACCCGGCGCTGCTCGCCACGCTCAGGCAGGCCGTCGCCGACTACGCGGCGGGCGAGATCGTCAGCCCCGAGCGCCTGGTCGTGCCGCTGCAGGCCGGCGGCGTGATGCTGTCGATGCCGTCGAGCGCGCGTGACCTCGCGACCCACAAGCTCGTGAACGTGTGTCCGGGCAACGGCGCGCGCGGGCTGCCGACGATCCTCGGCCAGGTGACCGCGTACGACGCGACCACCGGCGAGATGCGCTTCGCGCTCGACGGCCCGACGGTCACCGGACGCCGCACGGCGGCCATCACCGCGCTCGGCATCCAGGCGCTGCACGGCGCCGCGCCGCGCGACATCCTGTTGATCGGCACCGGCAAGCAGGCGGCGAATCACGCGGAAGCGCTCGCGGCGATCTTTCCCGGTGCGCGCCTCTTCGTGCGTGGCACAAGCGCCGCAAGCGCCGCCGCGTTCTGCGACGCCCAGCGCGTCCATGCGCCGCAGCTCGCACCGCTCGAAGGCGACGACATTCCGGGCACCGTTGACGTCGTCGTGACGCTGACGACGAGCCGCACGCCCGTCTACCGCGAAGCCGCGCGCGAAGGCCGGCTCGTGGTCGGCGTCGGCGCGTTCACCGCGGACGCCGCGGAAATCGACGCGAACACCGTGCGCGCCAGCCGGCTGGTCGTCGACGATCCGGCCGGCGCGCGCCACGAAGCCGGCGACCTGATCGTCGCGCAGGTCGACTGGCAGCACGTCGCGTCGCTCGCCGACGTGCTGGCCGGCGCATTCGACCGCACCGGGCCGCTGCTGTTCAAGAGCGTCGGCTGTGCGGCGTGGGATCTGGCCGCGTGCCGCACCGCGCGCGATGCGCTGGACGCGCGCCGGGCCGGCTGA
- a CDS encoding response regulator transcription factor, with the protein MNASLSSVALRVFLVDHAVAVRQRIALLVGAIRGVAVVGEAEDGQDAWTHIRSSQADVVIVDLRLADGSGLDLIGTLSKAAPRIVTIVLTNHSAPAFREACASAGADYFFDKTVEFDAACRVIESLVRSRRAHRT; encoded by the coding sequence ATGAATGCCAGCCTGTCATCCGTTGCGCTCCGGGTGTTTCTCGTCGATCACGCCGTCGCCGTCCGGCAGCGGATCGCGCTGCTCGTCGGCGCGATCCGCGGTGTCGCCGTCGTGGGCGAGGCGGAAGACGGCCAGGACGCGTGGACGCATATCCGCAGCAGCCAGGCGGATGTCGTGATCGTCGACCTGCGGCTGGCGGACGGCAGCGGCCTCGACCTGATCGGGACGCTGTCGAAGGCCGCGCCGCGCATCGTCACGATCGTGCTGACGAATCACTCGGCGCCGGCATTCAGAGAGGCATGCGCGTCGGCCGGAGCCGACTACTTCTTCGACAAGACCGTCGAATTCGACGCCGCATGCCGCGTCATCGAATCCCTGGTGCGCTCGCGTCGCGCGCACCGCACCTGA
- a CDS encoding helix-turn-helix domain-containing protein, protein MSSASVSAAAVPVARRLATPLHAIARADAAKHPAARCSACAMRSMCLPPQLTAAEYGRLDAIICTTRQVRQGDALFRTDDPFQSIYAVRAGSFKTVMMHRDGREHVTGFQIAGETLGMDGIGGGQHCCDAIALEDSVVCIIPFGALEAACREIKPMQHFLYQMLSSEIVRESSQMLLLGTMSAEQRVAQFLLNLSSRFEARGYSATEFNLRMTREEIGCYLGMKLETVSRMFSRFQREALVETRGKRVRIIDSQALARV, encoded by the coding sequence ATGTCATCAGCATCCGTCAGCGCTGCTGCCGTGCCCGTCGCGCGGCGGCTTGCGACGCCGCTTCACGCGATTGCCCGGGCCGACGCCGCCAAACATCCCGCCGCGCGCTGCTCGGCGTGCGCGATGCGCTCGATGTGCCTGCCGCCGCAACTGACGGCCGCCGAATACGGCCGCCTCGACGCGATCATCTGCACGACCCGGCAGGTGCGCCAGGGCGACGCGCTGTTCCGCACCGACGATCCGTTCCAGAGCATCTACGCGGTGCGCGCGGGTTCGTTCAAGACGGTGATGATGCATCGCGACGGCCGCGAGCACGTGACGGGCTTCCAGATTGCCGGTGAAACGCTCGGGATGGACGGCATCGGCGGCGGCCAGCACTGTTGCGACGCGATCGCGCTCGAAGACAGCGTCGTGTGCATCATCCCGTTCGGCGCGCTCGAAGCGGCGTGCCGCGAGATCAAGCCGATGCAGCACTTCCTCTACCAGATGCTGAGCAGCGAGATCGTCCGCGAATCGAGCCAGATGCTGCTGCTCGGCACGATGTCGGCCGAACAGCGCGTCGCGCAATTTCTGCTGAACCTGTCGTCGCGCTTCGAGGCGCGCGGCTATTCGGCGACGGAATTCAACCTGCGGATGACGCGCGAGGAAATCGGCTGCTATCTCGGGATGAAGCTCGAAACCGTCAGCCGGATGTTCTCGCGGTTCCAGCGCGAAGCGCTGGTCGAAACGCGCGGCAAGCGCGTGCGCATCATCGACTCGCAAGCGCTCGCCCGGGTCTGA